A genomic window from Anguilla rostrata isolate EN2019 chromosome 14, ASM1855537v3, whole genome shotgun sequence includes:
- the LOC135239600 gene encoding exportin-7 isoform X8, translated as MADHVQSLAQLEILCKQLYESTDTATRLQAEKALVEFTNSPDCLSKCQLLLERGSSSYSQLLAATCLSKLVSRTSSPLPLEQRIDIRNYVLNYLATRPKLVAFVTQALIQLYARITKLGWFDCQKEDYVFRNVIADVTRFLQDSVEHCIIGVTILSQLTNEINQADTSHPLTKHRKIASSFRDASLFDIFTLSCNLLKQASGKNLNLNDESQHGLLMQLLKLAHNCLNFDFIGTSTDESSDDLCTVQIPTSWRSAFLDSSTLQLFFDLYHSIPPSLSPLVLSCLVQIASVRRSLFNNAERAKFLSHLVDGVKRILENPQSLSDPNNYHEFCRLLARLKSNYQLGELVKVENYPEVIRLIANFTVTSLQHWEFAPNSVHYLLSLWQRLAASVPYVKATEPHLLETYTPEVTKAYVTSRLESVHIILRDGLEDPLDDTGLVQQQLDQLSTIGRCEYEKTCALLVQLFDQSAQSYQELLQSTNSSAMDIAVQEGRLTWLVYIIGAVIGGRVSFASTDEQDAMDGELVCRVLQLMNLTDSRLAQAGNEKLELAMLSFFEQFRKIYIGDQVQKSSKLYRRLSEVLGLNDETMVLSVFIGKIITNLKYWGQCEPITSKTLQLLNDLSIGYSSVRKLVKLSAVQFMLNNHTSEHFSFLGVNNQSNLSDMRCRTTFYTALGRLLMVDLGEDEDQFEQFMLPLTAAFEAVAQMFSTNTFNEQEAKRTLVGLVRDLRGIAFAFNAKTSFMMLFDWIYPSYMPILQRAIELWYHVPACTTPVLKLMAELVHNRSQRLQFDVSSPNGILLFRETSKMITTYGNRILTLGEVPKDQVYALKLKGVSICFAMLKAVLSGNYVNFGVFRLYGDDALDNALQTFIKLLLSVPHSDLLDYPKLSQSYYSLLEVLTQDHMTFIASLEPHVIMYILSSISEGLTALDTMVCTGCCSSLDHIVTYLFKQLSRSTKKRAAALAQESDRFLHIMQQHPEMIQQMLSTVLNIIIFEDCRNQWSMSRPLLGLILLNEKYFADLRSSIVNSQPPEKQQAMHLCFENLMEGIERNLLTKNRDRFTQNLSVFRREVNDSMKNSTYGVNSNEMMS; from the exons TTTCCAAACTGGTGTCGCGCACCAGCAGCCCCCTGCCCCTGGAGCAGCGCATCGACATCC GGAACTACGTGCTGAACTACCTGGCGACCCGGCCCAAGCTGGTCGCCTTCGTGACGCAGGCACTGATCCAGCTGTACGCCCGCATCACCAAGCTGGGCTGGTTCGACTGCCAGAAGGAGGACTACGTCTTCCGGAACGTCATCGCCGACGTCACCAGGTTCTTGCAG GACAGTGTTGAGCACTGTATCATTGGCGTTACGATCCTCTCCCAGCTGACCAATGAGATTAACCAA GCAGACACGTCGCATCCACTGACGAAGCACAGGAAGATTGCGTCATCTTTCAGAGACGCCTCTCTCTTCGATATCTTCACCCTCTCCTGCAACCTGCTCAAACAG GCCTCGGGGaagaacctgaacctgaacgaTGAGAGTCAGCATGGCCTGCTCATGCAGCTGCTCAAGTTGGCCCACAACTGCCTCAACTTCGACTTCATCGGCACCTCCACCGACGAGTCCTCTGATGACCTGTGCACCGTGCAGATCCCCACCAGCTGGAGATccg CCTTCTTGGACTCTTCCACCCTGCAGCTGTTTTTCGACTTGTATCattccatccctccatccctctctccgctG GTCTTATCCTGTTTAGTACAAATCGCGTCTGTCCGAAGATCGCTGTTCAACAACGCGGAGCGGGCGAAGTTTCTCTCGCACCTCGTGGACGGGGTGAAGAGGATATTGGAGAACCCGCAG AGTTTATCGGACCCAAACAACTACCACGAGTTCTGCCGACTTCTGGCGAGACTGAAGAGCAACTACCAGCTGGGAGAACTGGTCAAAGTGGAGAATTACCCAGAGGTCATACGGTTGATAGCTAACTTTACCGTGACTAGCTTACAG cactgggAGTTCGCCCCCAACAGCGTGCACTACCTGCTGAGCCTGTGGCAGCGGCTGGCCGCGTCCGTCCCCTACGTGAAGGCCACCGAGCCCCACCTGCTGGAGACCTACACCCCCGAGGTCACCAAGGCCTACGTCACCTCCCGCCTGGAGTCCGTGCACATCATCCTCAG AGACGGGCTGGAGGACCCTCTGGACGACACGGGGctggtgcagcagcagctggaccAGCTGTCCACCATCGGGCGGTGCGAGTACGAGAAGACCTGCGCCCTGCTGGTGCAGCTGTTCGACCAGTCGGCCCAGTCCTACCAGGAGCTGCTGCAGTCCACCAACTCCAGCGCCATGGACATCGCCGTGCAGGAGG GGCGCTTGACGTGGCTGGTGTACATCATCGGAGCGGTGATCGGAGGCCGGGTGTCCTTCGCCAGCACGGACGAGCAGGACGCCATGGACGGAGAGCTAGTGTGTCG GGTGCTGCAGCTGATGAACCTGACGGACTCGCGGCTGGCCCAGGCGGGGAACGAGAAGCTGGAGCTGGCCATGCTCAGCTTCTTCGAGCAGTTCCGAAAGATCTACATCGGAGACCAGGTGCAGAAATCCTCCAAG CTTTACCGGCGCCTGTCTGAGGTCCTGGGACTGAACGACGAGACCATGGTGCTCAGCGTCTTCATTGGGAAGAT AATCACCAATCTGAAGTACTGGGGTCAATGCGAACCCATCACCTCTAAAACACTTCAGCTCCTCAACGACCTCTCCATCGG TTACAGCAGCGTGAGAAAGCTGGTGAAACTCAGCGCTGTTCAGTTTATGCTCAACAACCACACA AGCGAACACTTCTCCTTCTTGGGCGTGAACAACCAGTCCAACCTGAGCGACATGAGGTGTCGAACCACCTTCTACACGGCCCTGGGGCGCCTCCTCATGGTGGACCTGG GGGAAGACGAGGACCAGTTCGAGCAGTTCATGCTGCCCCTCACGGCGGCGTTCGAAGCCGTGGCGCAGATGTTCAGCACCAACACCTTCAACGAGCAGGAAGCAAAA AGGACTTTGGTGGGTTTGGTGAGGGACCTCCGAGGCATCGCCTTCGCCTTCAACGCCAAGACCAGCTTCATGATGCTGTTCGACTGGAT ttaCCCATCCTACATGCCCATCCTGCAGCGAGCCATCGAGCTGTGGTACCATGTGCCCGCCTGCACCACGCCTGTCCTTAAACTGATGGCTGAGCTCGTCCATAACag GTCACAGCGGTTGCAGTTTGACGTGTCGTCGCCCAATGGAATCCTGCTTTTCAGGGAGACCAGCAAGATGATAACCACGTACG GTAACCGCATCCTGACGCTGGGGGAGGTGCCCAAGGACCAGGTGTACGCGCTGAAGCTGAAGGGCGTGTCCATCTGCTTCGCCATGCTGAAGGCCGTGCTGAGCGGGAACTACGTCAACTTCGGCGTCTTCCGCCTGTACGGCGACGACGCGCTCGACAACGCCCTGCAGACCTTCATCAAGCTCCTCCTCTCCGTCCCCCACAGCGACCTGctg gaCTACCCCAAGCTCAGCCAGTCCTATTACTCGCTGCTGGAGGTCCTGACCCAGGATCACATGACCTTCATCGCCAGCCTGGAGCCGCACGTCATCATGTACATCCTGTCATCCATCTCCGAGGGGCTCACGGCGCTGG ACACCATGGTGTGCACGGGCTGCTGCTCCAGTCTGGACCACATCGTGACGTACCTGTTCAAGCAGCTCTCGCGCAGCACCAAGAAGCGCGCGGCGGCCCTGGCCCAGGAGAGCGACCGCTTCCTGCACATCATGCAGCAGCACCCCGAGATGATCCAGCAG ATGCTGTCCACGGTCCTCAACATTATCATTTTTGAAGACTGCCGAAATCAGTGGTCCATGTCACGGCCTCTCCTGGGCCTGATCCTGCTGAACGAAAAG TACTTTGCGGATCTGCGGAGCAGCATCGTGAACAGCCAGCCGCCCGAGAAGCAGCAGGCCATGCACCTGTGCTTCGAGAACCTGATGGAGGGCATCGAGCGCAACTTGCTAACGAAAAACCGGGACAG GTTTACGCAGAACCTCTCGGTGTTCCGGAGGGAGGTGAACGACTCCATGAAGAACTCCACCTACGGGGTCAACAGCAACGAAATGATGAGCTGA
- the LOC135239600 gene encoding exportin-7 isoform X3, producing the protein MADHVQSLAQLEILCKQLYESTDTATRLQAEKALVEFTNSPDCLSKCQLLLERGSSSYSQLLAATCLSKLVSRTSSPLPLEQRIDIRNYVLNYLATRPKLVAFVTQALIQLYARITKLGWFDCQKEDYVFRNVIADVTRFLQDSVEHCIIGVTILSQLTNEINQVSSSALLSSADTSHPLTKHRKIASSFRDASLFDIFTLSCNLLKQASGKNLNLNDESQHGLLMQLLKLAHNCLNFDFIGTSTDESSDDLCTVQIPTSWRSAFLDSSTLQLFFDLYHSIPPSLSPLVLSCLVQIASVRRSLFNNAERAKFLSHLVDGVKRILENPQSLSDPNNYHEFCRLLARLKSNYQLGELVKVENYPEVIRLIANFTVTSLQHWEFAPNSVHYLLSLWQRLAASVPYVKATEPHLLETYTPEVTKAYVTSRLESVHIILRDGLEDPLDDTGLVQQQLDQLSTIGRCEYEKTCALLVQLFDQSAQSYQELLQSTNSSAMDIAVQEGRLTWLVYIIGAVIGGRVSFASTDEQDAMDGELVCRVLQLMNLTDSRLAQAGNEKLELAMLSFFEQFRKIYIGDQVQKSSKLYRRLSEVLGLNDETMVLSVFIGKIITNLKYWGQCEPITSKTLQLLNDLSIGYSSVRKLVKLSAVQFMLNNHTSEHFSFLGVNNQSNLSDMRCRTTFYTALGRLLMVDLGEDEDQFEQFMLPLTAAFEAVAQMFSTNTFNEQEAKRTLVGLVRDLRGIAFAFNAKTSFMMLFDWIYPSYMPILQRAIELWYHVPACTTPVLKLMAELVHNRSQRLQFDVSSPNGILLFRETSKMITTYGNRILTLGEVPKDQVYALKLKGVSICFAMLKAVLSGNYVNFGVFRLYGDDALDNALQTFIKLLLSVPHSDLLDYPKLSQSYYSLLEVLTQDHMTFIASLEPHVIMYILSSISEGLTALGRTQSVSVLYTMVCTGCCSSLDHIVTYLFKQLSRSTKKRAAALAQESDRFLHIMQQHPEMIQQMLSTVLNIIIFEDCRNQWSMSRPLLGLILLNEKYFADLRSSIVNSQPPEKQQAMHLCFENLMEGIERNLLTKNRDRFTQNLSVFRREVNDSMKNSTYGVNSNEMMS; encoded by the exons TTTCCAAACTGGTGTCGCGCACCAGCAGCCCCCTGCCCCTGGAGCAGCGCATCGACATCC GGAACTACGTGCTGAACTACCTGGCGACCCGGCCCAAGCTGGTCGCCTTCGTGACGCAGGCACTGATCCAGCTGTACGCCCGCATCACCAAGCTGGGCTGGTTCGACTGCCAGAAGGAGGACTACGTCTTCCGGAACGTCATCGCCGACGTCACCAGGTTCTTGCAG GACAGTGTTGAGCACTGTATCATTGGCGTTACGATCCTCTCCCAGCTGACCAATGAGATTAACCAAGTAAGTTCCTCAGCGCTCCTGTCCAGT GCAGACACGTCGCATCCACTGACGAAGCACAGGAAGATTGCGTCATCTTTCAGAGACGCCTCTCTCTTCGATATCTTCACCCTCTCCTGCAACCTGCTCAAACAG GCCTCGGGGaagaacctgaacctgaacgaTGAGAGTCAGCATGGCCTGCTCATGCAGCTGCTCAAGTTGGCCCACAACTGCCTCAACTTCGACTTCATCGGCACCTCCACCGACGAGTCCTCTGATGACCTGTGCACCGTGCAGATCCCCACCAGCTGGAGATccg CCTTCTTGGACTCTTCCACCCTGCAGCTGTTTTTCGACTTGTATCattccatccctccatccctctctccgctG GTCTTATCCTGTTTAGTACAAATCGCGTCTGTCCGAAGATCGCTGTTCAACAACGCGGAGCGGGCGAAGTTTCTCTCGCACCTCGTGGACGGGGTGAAGAGGATATTGGAGAACCCGCAG AGTTTATCGGACCCAAACAACTACCACGAGTTCTGCCGACTTCTGGCGAGACTGAAGAGCAACTACCAGCTGGGAGAACTGGTCAAAGTGGAGAATTACCCAGAGGTCATACGGTTGATAGCTAACTTTACCGTGACTAGCTTACAG cactgggAGTTCGCCCCCAACAGCGTGCACTACCTGCTGAGCCTGTGGCAGCGGCTGGCCGCGTCCGTCCCCTACGTGAAGGCCACCGAGCCCCACCTGCTGGAGACCTACACCCCCGAGGTCACCAAGGCCTACGTCACCTCCCGCCTGGAGTCCGTGCACATCATCCTCAG AGACGGGCTGGAGGACCCTCTGGACGACACGGGGctggtgcagcagcagctggaccAGCTGTCCACCATCGGGCGGTGCGAGTACGAGAAGACCTGCGCCCTGCTGGTGCAGCTGTTCGACCAGTCGGCCCAGTCCTACCAGGAGCTGCTGCAGTCCACCAACTCCAGCGCCATGGACATCGCCGTGCAGGAGG GGCGCTTGACGTGGCTGGTGTACATCATCGGAGCGGTGATCGGAGGCCGGGTGTCCTTCGCCAGCACGGACGAGCAGGACGCCATGGACGGAGAGCTAGTGTGTCG GGTGCTGCAGCTGATGAACCTGACGGACTCGCGGCTGGCCCAGGCGGGGAACGAGAAGCTGGAGCTGGCCATGCTCAGCTTCTTCGAGCAGTTCCGAAAGATCTACATCGGAGACCAGGTGCAGAAATCCTCCAAG CTTTACCGGCGCCTGTCTGAGGTCCTGGGACTGAACGACGAGACCATGGTGCTCAGCGTCTTCATTGGGAAGAT AATCACCAATCTGAAGTACTGGGGTCAATGCGAACCCATCACCTCTAAAACACTTCAGCTCCTCAACGACCTCTCCATCGG TTACAGCAGCGTGAGAAAGCTGGTGAAACTCAGCGCTGTTCAGTTTATGCTCAACAACCACACA AGCGAACACTTCTCCTTCTTGGGCGTGAACAACCAGTCCAACCTGAGCGACATGAGGTGTCGAACCACCTTCTACACGGCCCTGGGGCGCCTCCTCATGGTGGACCTGG GGGAAGACGAGGACCAGTTCGAGCAGTTCATGCTGCCCCTCACGGCGGCGTTCGAAGCCGTGGCGCAGATGTTCAGCACCAACACCTTCAACGAGCAGGAAGCAAAA AGGACTTTGGTGGGTTTGGTGAGGGACCTCCGAGGCATCGCCTTCGCCTTCAACGCCAAGACCAGCTTCATGATGCTGTTCGACTGGAT ttaCCCATCCTACATGCCCATCCTGCAGCGAGCCATCGAGCTGTGGTACCATGTGCCCGCCTGCACCACGCCTGTCCTTAAACTGATGGCTGAGCTCGTCCATAACag GTCACAGCGGTTGCAGTTTGACGTGTCGTCGCCCAATGGAATCCTGCTTTTCAGGGAGACCAGCAAGATGATAACCACGTACG GTAACCGCATCCTGACGCTGGGGGAGGTGCCCAAGGACCAGGTGTACGCGCTGAAGCTGAAGGGCGTGTCCATCTGCTTCGCCATGCTGAAGGCCGTGCTGAGCGGGAACTACGTCAACTTCGGCGTCTTCCGCCTGTACGGCGACGACGCGCTCGACAACGCCCTGCAGACCTTCATCAAGCTCCTCCTCTCCGTCCCCCACAGCGACCTGctg gaCTACCCCAAGCTCAGCCAGTCCTATTACTCGCTGCTGGAGGTCCTGACCCAGGATCACATGACCTTCATCGCCAGCCTGGAGCCGCACGTCATCATGTACATCCTGTCATCCATCTCCGAGGGGCTCACGGCGCTGGGTAGGACTCAGTCAGTCAGCGTGCTCT ACACCATGGTGTGCACGGGCTGCTGCTCCAGTCTGGACCACATCGTGACGTACCTGTTCAAGCAGCTCTCGCGCAGCACCAAGAAGCGCGCGGCGGCCCTGGCCCAGGAGAGCGACCGCTTCCTGCACATCATGCAGCAGCACCCCGAGATGATCCAGCAG ATGCTGTCCACGGTCCTCAACATTATCATTTTTGAAGACTGCCGAAATCAGTGGTCCATGTCACGGCCTCTCCTGGGCCTGATCCTGCTGAACGAAAAG TACTTTGCGGATCTGCGGAGCAGCATCGTGAACAGCCAGCCGCCCGAGAAGCAGCAGGCCATGCACCTGTGCTTCGAGAACCTGATGGAGGGCATCGAGCGCAACTTGCTAACGAAAAACCGGGACAG GTTTACGCAGAACCTCTCGGTGTTCCGGAGGGAGGTGAACGACTCCATGAAGAACTCCACCTACGGGGTCAACAGCAACGAAATGATGAGCTGA
- the LOC135239600 gene encoding exportin-7 isoform X1 has product MWGFEIGGQDESLAQLEILCKQLYESTDTATRLQAEKALVEFTNSPDCLSKCQLLLERGSSSYSQLLAATCLSKLVSRTSSPLPLEQRIDIRNYVLNYLATRPKLVAFVTQALIQLYARITKLGWFDCQKEDYVFRNVIADVTRFLQDSVEHCIIGVTILSQLTNEINQVSSSALLSSADTSHPLTKHRKIASSFRDASLFDIFTLSCNLLKQASGKNLNLNDESQHGLLMQLLKLAHNCLNFDFIGTSTDESSDDLCTVQIPTSWRSAFLDSSTLQLFFDLYHSIPPSLSPLVLSCLVQIASVRRSLFNNAERAKFLSHLVDGVKRILENPQSLSDPNNYHEFCRLLARLKSNYQLGELVKVENYPEVIRLIANFTVTSLQHWEFAPNSVHYLLSLWQRLAASVPYVKATEPHLLETYTPEVTKAYVTSRLESVHIILRDGLEDPLDDTGLVQQQLDQLSTIGRCEYEKTCALLVQLFDQSAQSYQELLQSTNSSAMDIAVQEGRLTWLVYIIGAVIGGRVSFASTDEQDAMDGELVCRVLQLMNLTDSRLAQAGNEKLELAMLSFFEQFRKIYIGDQVQKSSKLYRRLSEVLGLNDETMVLSVFIGKIITNLKYWGQCEPITSKTLQLLNDLSIGYSSVRKLVKLSAVQFMLNNHTSEHFSFLGVNNQSNLSDMRCRTTFYTALGRLLMVDLGEDEDQFEQFMLPLTAAFEAVAQMFSTNTFNEQEAKRTLVGLVRDLRGIAFAFNAKTSFMMLFDWIYPSYMPILQRAIELWYHVPACTTPVLKLMAELVHNRSQRLQFDVSSPNGILLFRETSKMITTYGNRILTLGEVPKDQVYALKLKGVSICFAMLKAVLSGNYVNFGVFRLYGDDALDNALQTFIKLLLSVPHSDLLDYPKLSQSYYSLLEVLTQDHMTFIASLEPHVIMYILSSISEGLTALGRTQSVSVLYTMVCTGCCSSLDHIVTYLFKQLSRSTKKRAAALAQESDRFLHIMQQHPEMIQQMLSTVLNIIIFEDCRNQWSMSRPLLGLILLNEKYFADLRSSIVNSQPPEKQQAMHLCFENLMEGIERNLLTKNRDRFTQNLSVFRREVNDSMKNSTYGVNSNEMMS; this is encoded by the exons TTTCCAAACTGGTGTCGCGCACCAGCAGCCCCCTGCCCCTGGAGCAGCGCATCGACATCC GGAACTACGTGCTGAACTACCTGGCGACCCGGCCCAAGCTGGTCGCCTTCGTGACGCAGGCACTGATCCAGCTGTACGCCCGCATCACCAAGCTGGGCTGGTTCGACTGCCAGAAGGAGGACTACGTCTTCCGGAACGTCATCGCCGACGTCACCAGGTTCTTGCAG GACAGTGTTGAGCACTGTATCATTGGCGTTACGATCCTCTCCCAGCTGACCAATGAGATTAACCAAGTAAGTTCCTCAGCGCTCCTGTCCAGT GCAGACACGTCGCATCCACTGACGAAGCACAGGAAGATTGCGTCATCTTTCAGAGACGCCTCTCTCTTCGATATCTTCACCCTCTCCTGCAACCTGCTCAAACAG GCCTCGGGGaagaacctgaacctgaacgaTGAGAGTCAGCATGGCCTGCTCATGCAGCTGCTCAAGTTGGCCCACAACTGCCTCAACTTCGACTTCATCGGCACCTCCACCGACGAGTCCTCTGATGACCTGTGCACCGTGCAGATCCCCACCAGCTGGAGATccg CCTTCTTGGACTCTTCCACCCTGCAGCTGTTTTTCGACTTGTATCattccatccctccatccctctctccgctG GTCTTATCCTGTTTAGTACAAATCGCGTCTGTCCGAAGATCGCTGTTCAACAACGCGGAGCGGGCGAAGTTTCTCTCGCACCTCGTGGACGGGGTGAAGAGGATATTGGAGAACCCGCAG AGTTTATCGGACCCAAACAACTACCACGAGTTCTGCCGACTTCTGGCGAGACTGAAGAGCAACTACCAGCTGGGAGAACTGGTCAAAGTGGAGAATTACCCAGAGGTCATACGGTTGATAGCTAACTTTACCGTGACTAGCTTACAG cactgggAGTTCGCCCCCAACAGCGTGCACTACCTGCTGAGCCTGTGGCAGCGGCTGGCCGCGTCCGTCCCCTACGTGAAGGCCACCGAGCCCCACCTGCTGGAGACCTACACCCCCGAGGTCACCAAGGCCTACGTCACCTCCCGCCTGGAGTCCGTGCACATCATCCTCAG AGACGGGCTGGAGGACCCTCTGGACGACACGGGGctggtgcagcagcagctggaccAGCTGTCCACCATCGGGCGGTGCGAGTACGAGAAGACCTGCGCCCTGCTGGTGCAGCTGTTCGACCAGTCGGCCCAGTCCTACCAGGAGCTGCTGCAGTCCACCAACTCCAGCGCCATGGACATCGCCGTGCAGGAGG GGCGCTTGACGTGGCTGGTGTACATCATCGGAGCGGTGATCGGAGGCCGGGTGTCCTTCGCCAGCACGGACGAGCAGGACGCCATGGACGGAGAGCTAGTGTGTCG GGTGCTGCAGCTGATGAACCTGACGGACTCGCGGCTGGCCCAGGCGGGGAACGAGAAGCTGGAGCTGGCCATGCTCAGCTTCTTCGAGCAGTTCCGAAAGATCTACATCGGAGACCAGGTGCAGAAATCCTCCAAG CTTTACCGGCGCCTGTCTGAGGTCCTGGGACTGAACGACGAGACCATGGTGCTCAGCGTCTTCATTGGGAAGAT AATCACCAATCTGAAGTACTGGGGTCAATGCGAACCCATCACCTCTAAAACACTTCAGCTCCTCAACGACCTCTCCATCGG TTACAGCAGCGTGAGAAAGCTGGTGAAACTCAGCGCTGTTCAGTTTATGCTCAACAACCACACA AGCGAACACTTCTCCTTCTTGGGCGTGAACAACCAGTCCAACCTGAGCGACATGAGGTGTCGAACCACCTTCTACACGGCCCTGGGGCGCCTCCTCATGGTGGACCTGG GGGAAGACGAGGACCAGTTCGAGCAGTTCATGCTGCCCCTCACGGCGGCGTTCGAAGCCGTGGCGCAGATGTTCAGCACCAACACCTTCAACGAGCAGGAAGCAAAA AGGACTTTGGTGGGTTTGGTGAGGGACCTCCGAGGCATCGCCTTCGCCTTCAACGCCAAGACCAGCTTCATGATGCTGTTCGACTGGAT ttaCCCATCCTACATGCCCATCCTGCAGCGAGCCATCGAGCTGTGGTACCATGTGCCCGCCTGCACCACGCCTGTCCTTAAACTGATGGCTGAGCTCGTCCATAACag GTCACAGCGGTTGCAGTTTGACGTGTCGTCGCCCAATGGAATCCTGCTTTTCAGGGAGACCAGCAAGATGATAACCACGTACG GTAACCGCATCCTGACGCTGGGGGAGGTGCCCAAGGACCAGGTGTACGCGCTGAAGCTGAAGGGCGTGTCCATCTGCTTCGCCATGCTGAAGGCCGTGCTGAGCGGGAACTACGTCAACTTCGGCGTCTTCCGCCTGTACGGCGACGACGCGCTCGACAACGCCCTGCAGACCTTCATCAAGCTCCTCCTCTCCGTCCCCCACAGCGACCTGctg gaCTACCCCAAGCTCAGCCAGTCCTATTACTCGCTGCTGGAGGTCCTGACCCAGGATCACATGACCTTCATCGCCAGCCTGGAGCCGCACGTCATCATGTACATCCTGTCATCCATCTCCGAGGGGCTCACGGCGCTGGGTAGGACTCAGTCAGTCAGCGTGCTCT ACACCATGGTGTGCACGGGCTGCTGCTCCAGTCTGGACCACATCGTGACGTACCTGTTCAAGCAGCTCTCGCGCAGCACCAAGAAGCGCGCGGCGGCCCTGGCCCAGGAGAGCGACCGCTTCCTGCACATCATGCAGCAGCACCCCGAGATGATCCAGCAG ATGCTGTCCACGGTCCTCAACATTATCATTTTTGAAGACTGCCGAAATCAGTGGTCCATGTCACGGCCTCTCCTGGGCCTGATCCTGCTGAACGAAAAG TACTTTGCGGATCTGCGGAGCAGCATCGTGAACAGCCAGCCGCCCGAGAAGCAGCAGGCCATGCACCTGTGCTTCGAGAACCTGATGGAGGGCATCGAGCGCAACTTGCTAACGAAAAACCGGGACAG GTTTACGCAGAACCTCTCGGTGTTCCGGAGGGAGGTGAACGACTCCATGAAGAACTCCACCTACGGGGTCAACAGCAACGAAATGATGAGCTGA